From one Montipora capricornis isolate CH-2021 chromosome 10, ASM3666992v2, whole genome shotgun sequence genomic stretch:
- the LOC138020085 gene encoding uncharacterized protein, with protein sequence MASLSISSLASFFSGEQKSLDRGENHYRSDHVQSFTYSAGIIRGEVKASMKNKSYKVAVYLDDQLNIKSTECECPRGEFKCSHAAAIIIYGVHNLSRTDVECQWRRKKTVETVQAASQMFPLPEKKKDYSPLSRAPSNEDREWLYRQLRQYGKFTGVCWLLSREPEPAAQLPLKTIEEIIFSEGFLGEQTSVGQLEYFIKNVKVGQDIIKEVSALTTGQRDNPAWHLTRKGRLTASNFGAVLKAKRVTQALTTRLLGDYDLSRVRAIAWGVDKEEMAIRAFTALTGLVPVQTGVWLHESGVLGASPDGLVGDDAVLECKCPYTHRNETIAEAVKHKDFYLESKNGHYALKTSHIYWDQVQGQLFLAQRKYCYFTVWTTRDTVVLKVQRDESWKPNIDILTDFYFHKLFPKIVEGEL encoded by the exons ATGGCGTCGCTTTCAATCTCTTCTTTAGCTTCTTTCTTCTCTGGCGAGCAAAAATCACTAGATCGTGGCGAAAATCACTACCGATCTGATCATGTACAAAGTTTTACATATTCTGCAGGAATAATTCGAGGTGAAGTCAAAGCAAGTATGAAAAACAAGAGCTACAAAGTCGCG GTTTATCTGGACGATCAATTGAATATCAAAAGCACAGAATGCGAATGCCCGAGGGGAGAGTTCAAATGTAGCCATGCGGCTGCCATCATCATTTACGGAGTACACAATTTAAGCAGAACGGACGTAGAATGTCAGTGGCGGCGTAAAAAGACTGTAGAGACAGTACAGGCTGCCTCTCAAATGTTTCCTCTTCCTGAGAAGAAAAAAGATTATTCTCCGTTGTCCCGAGCACCAAGCAACGAAGACAGAGAGTGGCTCTACCGTCAATTGCGACAATATGGAAAGTTCACGGGAGTTTGCTGGCTTTTGAGTAGAGAGCCAGAGCCTGCTGCCCAACTACCTCTCAAAACAATTGAAGAAATCATTTTTTCAGAAGGTTTTCTGGGAGAACAAACTTCTGTGGGCCAACTTGAGTATTTTATCAAAAATGTAAAGGTCGGACAGGACATAATCAAAGAAGTGAGTGCTCTCACAACCGGGCAACGCGATAATCCCGCATGGCATTTAACACGCAAAGGCCGACTAACTGCAAGCAATTTTGGGGCAGTACTGAAAGCCAAACGAGTTACTCAAGCCCTTACAACGCGTCTGCTCGGAGATTACGATCTGAGTAGAGTCCGTGCCATTGCATGGGGTGTTGACAAGGAAGAAATGGCGATAAGAGCTTTCACTGCATTGACTGGCCTGGTACCTGTCCAGACTGGCGTATGGCTACATGAGTCTGGTGTTTTAGGTGCATCTCCAGACGGACTAGTAGGCGATGATGCTGTTCTTGAATGCAAATGCCCATACACCCACCGAAATGAGACCATTGCAGAAGCAGTCAAACACAAGGACTTTTATTTGGAGAGCAAAAATGGACATTATGCCCTTAAGACTAGTCATATCTATTGGGATCAAGTTCAGGGACAGCTGTTTTTAGCCCAGAGGAAGTATTGTTACTTTACAGTATGGACAACAAGGGACACTGTGGTCCTTAAGGTACAGCGAGATGAGTCTTGGAAACCtaacattgacattttgactgacttttattttcataaacTTTTTCCCAAGATTGTGGAGGGAGAACTTTGA
- the LOC138020086 gene encoding THAP domain-containing protein 1-like: MVQCFHPECNHYSESHCCKFFAFPDEVKKKALFNKWKLLLRRDDREPNKYSRVCSCHFREREKRNLPTISNRNKDKLFDLLPGAEPMPPPTKKVKTKSDAKLPTVRSVLAEIKENSGPSDSTNEQEKSTDSRNTSLVEIELDMTSRELTKQKELSGYQREHYSVANLSTEVIRMETGLPTKAVFDIIVNYVARFKGDINYYSGWKVEAITLEDQVFITLMKLKQNYTNLHLAQLRIIVQGSQETKIISILSNKIYLY; the protein is encoded by the exons ATGGTCCAGTGTTTTCATCCTGAATGCAACCATTACTCCGAGAGCCACTGCTGCAAATTTTTTGCCTTCCCAGACGAGGTTAAGAAGAAGGCATTATTTAACAAGTGGAAATTGCTGTTAAG GAGGGATGACAGAGAACCAAACAAATATTCACGCGTCTGTAGCTGTCACTTCAGGGAAAGAGAGAAACGAAATCTGCCAACTATCAGTAACAGAAACAAAGACAAACTGTTTGATCTGTTGCCTGGTGCTGAGCCAATGCCTCCTCCTACCAAGAAAGTAAAAACCAAGTCTGATGCTAAGCTTCCTACTGTCAGATCTGTGTTGGCTGAAATAAAAGAGAACTCTGGCCCCAGTGATTCTACTAATGAGCAGGAAAAGTCAACGGATTcaaggaatacttcattagTGGAAATTGAACTTGATATGACTTCCAGAGAGCTTACAAAGCAAAAAGAATTGAGTGGTTATCAAAGAGAACATTACTCAGTGGCAAACCTAAGCACTGAGGTTATACGTATGGAAACAGGCTTacccacaaaagcggtctttGATATCATTGTCAATTATGTTGCAAGGTTTAAGGGGGATATAAACTATTATTCTGGATGGAAGGTAGAGGCAATTACTCTGGAAGATCAAGTGTTCATAACACTGATGaaactgaagcaaaattatacaaatttGCATCTGGCCCAGTTAAGGATAATTGTGCAAGGAAGCCAGGAGACTAAGATTATATCAATCTTAAgcaataaaatatatttatattga
- the LOC138019806 gene encoding aplysianin-A-like, protein MVRTEYSAVRKTEVRGFFVSLFNMFLVLFFVLSLLITLIVVAALLAHEKGKAKHASPGVIKDDHKGFESSLRPMSCDVVVVGGGISGMYMAETLMRMKKEDSVCLFEKDSRFGGRIFDYRFSQAPNISISLGAWRVDREHKRVMALTKRFNIPMLKMDIKDAHWETRGVFVSSAQALKEQAFPTLLSGPFANMTLSEMKKYAWMNITREKTLEFPAYRDFLCHQLGSEGCEFSMAMYTVKRIYGEESTLFRYERNEALSSDSYDYYRPPGGLSHIVSALERSAKLLGVKMYAMEKVKAIHRKGNLFTVDTDNFTVSARKLIIAVPTTPFEEISGDVAADIKRNTFFEDILPLPAFKAVALYSYPWWENITSLHNLTLKPLERFFSGASCLVGIMPYSGRGLHGEAVLQLSYSWRACAVKWGELSKLPKAVLESELKKAIQEVFPGAVLPEPLDMMFKYWEKVAWHYTKAGSNVSRYDLMKWAKRPFLGEDVFIVGEAYSVFAGWNEGAFQSAYNALKEGWKITQPEAY, encoded by the exons ATGGTCCGTACAGAGTACAGTGCAGTTCGTAAAACTGAGGTGCGCGGCTTTTTCGTGAGTTTATTTAACATGTTTTTGGTGCTGTTCTTCGTGTTATCTCTGCTGATTACCTTGATTGTGGTGGCTGCGTTGTTAGCTCACGAGAAGGGAAAAGCAAAGCACGCTAGCCCTGGAGTGATTAAAGACGATCACAAAGGTTTTG agtcCTCTTTGCGTCCCATGTCCTGTGACGTTGTTGTAGTTGGAGGAGGAATTTCAGGAATGTACATGGCAGAGACACTGATGCGAATGAAGAAAGAAGACAGCGTGtgtttgtttgaaaaagatTCCAGATTTGGAGGACGAATCTTTGActacagatttagccaagcgcCAAACATCAGCATAA GTTTAGGAGCCTGGCGTGTGGATAGAGAACACAAGAGAGTAAT ggcCTTAACTAAACGATTCAATATCCCCATGTTGAAAATGGACATCAAAGACGCACATTGGGAAACAAGAGGAGTCTTTGTATCGAGTGCTCAGGCCCTCAAAGAGCAAGCTTTCCCGACCCTGCTGTCTGGCCCCTTTGCAAACATGACTTTGTCCGAAATGAAGAAATATGCTTGGATGAACATTACTAGAGAGAAAACACTTGAATTTCCTGCTTACCGAGATTTTTTGTGCCACCAACTTGGAAGTGAAGGCTGCGAATTCTCTATGGCCATGTACACTGTTAAACGAATTTATGGCGAAGAAAGCACTTTGTTTAGATACGAACGGAATGAGGCTCTCAGCAGTGACTCGTACGATTACTATCGGCCGCCTGGTGGCCTATCACATATTGTCAGCGCATTGGAAAGATCTGCGAAGCTTTTGGGAGTAAAGATGTACGCCATGGAGAAAGTCAAAGCAATTCATAGGAAAGGAAACCTTTTTACAGTTGATACAGATAATTTTACAGTGTCGGCCAGAAAGCTCATTATTGCCGTGCCAACCACTCCATTTGAAGAAATATCTGGGGACGTGGCTGCTGATATTAAAAGAAATACCTTCTTTGAAGATATTCTACCACTTCCCGCCTTTAAGGCTGTGGCGCTTTACAGTTATCCTTGGTGGGAGAACATTACTTCGCTTCACAACCTGACACTGAAGCCGCTTGAAAGGTTCTTTTCAGGAGCTTCTTGTTTGGTTGGTATTATGCCTTACAG TGGCAGGGGACTCCACGGCGAAGCCGTTCTTCAGCTGTCATACTCTTGGAGGGCATGCGCAGTCAAGTGGGGAGAGCTTTCCAAGCTGCCTAAAGCAGTTTTGGAGTCAGAATTAAAGAAAGCTATCCAGGAAGTGTTTCCAGGAGCAGTCTTACCAGAGCCTCTGGATATGATGTTTAAATATTGGGAGAAAGTAGCTTG GCACTACACAAAGGCGGGTTCGAACGTCAGCCGTTATGATTTAATGAAATGGGCCAAACGTCCATTTCTTGGTGAAGACGTTTTTATAGTGGGTGAAGCATATTCAGTCTTCGCCGGTTGGAATGAAGGAGCTTTCCAGTCCGCTTACAACGCCCTAAAGGAAGGCTGGAAAATAACGCAACCCGAGGCTTATTAG